Genomic segment of Candidatus Methylomirabilota bacterium:
CCCTGGAACGCGCTGAGCGGCGGGACGATCGACCTGGAGCGGACGCGCCAGGTGCTCGACGAAGACCACTACGATCTCGACAAGATCAAGGAGCGCATCGTGGAGTACCTCGCGGTGAAGAAGCTCCGCGAGGAGCGAGCCGCGCAAGCCGGGGAGGCGAACCGGCCCGGGGCCGGGGGACCGCCGGCCGCGCCGCCGCCGGTGGCCGCGGCCCCCCAGGTGACCGGCGACGGGCCGGCGCGGGAGCCGATCCTCTGTTTCGTCGGCCCACCGGGCGTCGGCAAGACGAGCCTGGGTCAATCGATCGCCCGCGCGCTGGGGCGGAAGTTCGTCCGGATGTCCCTCGGCGGCCTCCACGACGAAGCCGAGGTGCGCGGCCACCGGCGGACCTACATCGGGGCCCTCCCGGGCCGGATCATCCAGGGCATCCGGCGCGCCGAGACGCGGGACCCGGTCTTCATGCTGGACGAGATCGACAAGGTGGGCCACGACTGGCGGGGCGACCCGTCCTCGGCCTTGCTCGAGGTGCTCGATCCCGCGCAGAACAACACTTTCGTGGATACCTACCTCGGGGTGCCGTTCGATCTCTCGCAAGTGCTCTTCATCACGACGGCCAACACGCTCGACACCATCCCGGCCCCGCTGCGCGACCGGATGGAGATCCTCCAGCTCGCCGGCTACACCGAGGAGGAGAAGATCCGGATCGCCCAGGAGTACCTCGTCCCCAAGCAGCGCGCGGCCCACGGCCTCTTGCCCGAGGAGCTCGTCTTCGAGCCCGACGCCCTCCGGCGGATCATCCGTGGCTACACGCGCGAGGCGGGAGTCCGGAGCCTCGACCGCGAGATCGCCGCCGTCGCCCGCAAGGTGGCCATGCGGCTGGTCTCGCGGCAGGGCGGGCGGACGCTGGTCACCCCGGACGCCGTCGAGGACTTCCTCGGGCGCCCGCGCTTCTTCGACGAGGCCCCGGAGCGGACCGACCGGGCAGGTGTGGCGACGGGCCTCGCCTGGACGCCGACCGGCGGCGACGTCCTGTTCGTCGAGGCGACCATGATGCCGAGCCGCGAGGAGCAGCTGGTCCTGACCGGCATGCTCGGCGACGTCATGCGGGAAAGCGCGCAGGCGGCGCTGTCGTACGTCCGCTCCGACGCCGAGCGGCTCGGGATCGACCCCCGGCTCTTCGAGGGCAAGACGGTCCACGTCCACGTGCCGGCCGGGGCGATTCCGAAGGACGGGCCCTCGGCGGGCGTCACCATCATGACCGCGCTCGCCTCGCTGGCCGCGGGGCGTCCGGTGCGGAGCGACCTGGCGATGACCGGCGAGATCACCCTGCGCGGGAAGGTGCTCCCGGTCGGGGGGATCAAGGAGAAGGTGCTGGCCGCCCATCGGAGCGGAATCAAGCGGGTGATGCTCCCCCAGCGGAACGCGCGGGACCTGGAGGACATCGCCCCCGAGCTGCGGCGCGAGCTCGAGTTCGTCTTCGTCGACACTGCCGACGAGGTGCTGGCCCACGCGCTGTCCCCGGACGGGCGCGAGGCCGGCCGCGAGCGCCCGGCCTCGCGGGCAGCCGAGGGCGAGCGGGCGTCGCTCAGTCCCCGGCCGCCTCCGCCCTGACGATCGGCGCGGGCGTCGGTGGTCCTACTCCTCCACGACCTCGCCGTCCCACTCGATGGCGATGCCCCGGCGGACGGACTGGGAGGCCGGGCAGCCCTGCTCGTGGATCTGAATGGCCCGCAAGGCCTCGTCTCGCTTGCCCGGCGGGACCTTCACCGAATAATGGACCTTGATCCGGGTGATCAGCGGCTTGCCATCGACGTTCTCGATGAAGCCTTCCACCTCCGAGGACAGGCGATCGGGCTGCGTCGGGATCTTGCGCGCCGCTAGCGCCCCGGCTAGCGTCCCCGTCATTCACCCCGCGACGGCGGCGACGATGTGGTCGAGGGTCGTGGGCAACTCCTCCTCGGGCTCCACCCCGTAGAACTTCTTGATGCCGCCGTGGACGCCGTAGCGGACCGGGTCGGGAAACTTCTCGATGTAGGCGCGGCGGACCGGGCCCTTGTCCTTGACGATCCGGACCTTGGAGACATGAATGAGGTCGCCCATGGGTCTTCCTCCTGTTCGGTGACGCTCTGATCCGGTGCCGACAGGCCAGGCAGACTGGCCTCCGCATTTTGGATGCGGACCCACCTCCGGCGGATTCGACGCGGTCGCCCCCGAGATGCTCAGTGCCCGGACGCCCCCGCCCTGACGGCGGGCGCGGGCAGGCCTTCGATCAGGATGTTGAGGCAGGCGGGACGCCCCGAGCCGAGCGCGCGCTCGAGCGCCGGCTCGAGGTCCTGGGGGTGCTCGACGAATTCCCCGTGACCCCCCAGCGCGTCCACCAGCCGGTCGTAGCGCGAGGGGAGCAGGGTGCAACCGACCGCGCGCTCGGGCCCGTACTGCCGGAGCTGGAGCTGGTGCTCGGCATTCCAGCGGGCGTCGTTTCCGACGATGGCGACGATGGGCAGCGCGTAGCGCAGGGCGGTGTCGAACTCGAGCGCGTGATAGCCGAAGGTCCCGTCCCCGAGCGTGACGAGCACGGGCCGGTCGGGGCAGGCGAGCCGGGCGCCGAGCGCCAGCGACAGCCCGCTCCCGATGGAGCCGGAGAGCCCGTTGATGAGGCGGTGAGGGGCGTCGAGTGCCGCCTGGGCCCACTGGCCGAACTCGCCTCCGTCGCTCACGAACACGGCGCCGGCGGCCAGCTTCGGCTGAAGCGCCGCGCAGACGCGGAGGGGGTGGATCGGCTGGCGGGAGGAGCGCCCCAGCTCGGCCCACTCGGCCGGCTCTGCCCGGCGCGCCGCCTCCACCTCCCGCGCCCACGAGCTCGCCGGCCACGCGCGCTCTCGCGCCGCGGCCGTGAGCTGCCGCACGAAAGCCGACGGATCC
This window contains:
- the lon gene encoding endopeptidase La codes for the protein MVFPLAVVPLAVGQPRSVRLIDDVMRRDRLLGLVAQRDQSIEQAGPDDLYRVGTAAVIHQLARLPDGSLRVVVQGVERVRLLEFASTDPYLVARAEPAPDRMVPSTQLDALRRAAVDLFRQLVGLAGDLPDELAVAAENLTDPRQVAYLIGTVAPFEIPLRQEVLELDPVDAKLRRLVDLLQRELAVRELGRKITTETQERLSKTQREFYLREQLRSIQKELGENEEGGGETAELRRRVEAAGLPEEARREAERELARLASIPSASPEHGIVHTYLEWLASLPWNALSGGTIDLERTRQVLDEDHYDLDKIKERIVEYLAVKKLREERAAQAGEANRPGAGGPPAAPPPVAAAPQVTGDGPAREPILCFVGPPGVGKTSLGQSIARALGRKFVRMSLGGLHDEAEVRGHRRTYIGALPGRIIQGIRRAETRDPVFMLDEIDKVGHDWRGDPSSALLEVLDPAQNNTFVDTYLGVPFDLSQVLFITTANTLDTIPAPLRDRMEILQLAGYTEEEKIRIAQEYLVPKQRAAHGLLPEELVFEPDALRRIIRGYTREAGVRSLDREIAAVARKVAMRLVSRQGGRTLVTPDAVEDFLGRPRFFDEAPERTDRAGVATGLAWTPTGGDVLFVEATMMPSREEQLVLTGMLGDVMRESAQAALSYVRSDAERLGIDPRLFEGKTVHVHVPAGAIPKDGPSAGVTIMTALASLAAGRPVRSDLAMTGEITLRGKVLPVGGIKEKVLAAHRSGIKRVMLPQRNARDLEDIAPELRRELEFVFVDTADEVLAHALSPDGREAGRERPASRAAEGERASLSPRPPPP
- a CDS encoding OsmC family protein, with protein sequence MTGTLAGALAARKIPTQPDRLSSEVEGFIENVDGKPLITRIKVHYSVKVPPGKRDEALRAIQIHEQGCPASQSVRRGIAIEWDGEVVEE